A portion of the Ktedonobacterales bacterium genome contains these proteins:
- a CDS encoding HNH endonuclease, translating to MAVLVLNAALQPLSVIPERRLVVLLSKHKVAFVDERVRRLIEEAINARRLSVDEPVIVQLLANVRVPRMVLRPTRANILLRDEETCQYCGKHSRDLTLDHVVPRSRGGQSTWENLVACCRACNGRKGNRLLKDVGMRLIHQPRPLAQEYAGFFLLRYPKLREAYESFLTSAQVVKAASA from the coding sequence CCCCTCTCCGTAATCCCGGAGAGACGCCTGGTTGTCTTGCTCTCCAAACATAAAGTAGCCTTTGTGGATGAGCGGGTGCGGCGGCTGATTGAAGAGGCAATCAATGCAAGGCGTCTGAGTGTAGACGAGCCAGTCATTGTGCAGTTACTGGCAAATGTGCGCGTTCCCCGTATGGTTCTGCGCCCAACACGCGCAAATATCCTGCTACGTGACGAGGAAACGTGCCAGTATTGTGGTAAGCACTCGCGTGATCTCACGCTGGATCATGTCGTGCCTCGTTCACGAGGGGGCCAGAGCACCTGGGAGAACCTGGTGGCTTGCTGTCGGGCATGCAATGGCCGCAAAGGCAATCGCTTGCTCAAAGATGTGGGGATGCGACTGATCCACCAGCCGCGCCCTCTGGCGCAGGAATACGCGGGGTTCTTTCTGCTGCGCTACCCGAAGCTGCGCGAAGCATATGAGAGCTTCCTCACCAGCGCCCAGGTAGTGAAGGCAGCGTCGGCCTGA